Part of the Kamptonema formosum PCC 6407 genome, ATAAGATGTCCGACGACGATATGCGGAAGGGAGAAGTGCAACTGCGGCGGACTGAGGCGATGATTAACTCCATGACCACTGAAGAGAGACGCAACCCCGAACTGCTTTCGAGTTCTCCTTCCCGTCGCCGCAGAATTGCCAAGGGTTCTGGCTTCGTTGAGGCGGATGTAGCAAAACTGGTGAGTGATTTCCAGAAAATGCGAAATATGATGCAGCAATTAGGTCAGGGGGGCGGATTTCCGGGCATGGGCGGTATGCCAGGAATGCCGGGAATGGCGGGTATGCCAGGAATGGGTAGCCGTCCCGGTCAACCCGGCTGGCGCGGCGGTGCTCCCGCTAAGAAGAAGAAAAAAGAGAAGAAGAAAAAGGGTTTTGGGCAGCTTTAGGGGAGATGGGGGGAGGGGCAGGGGGGCGAGAGGGGCGAGAGGAGCAGAGGAGCAGAGGGGCNNNNNNNNNNNNNNNNNNNNNNNNNNNNNNNNNNNNNNNNNNNNNNNNNNNNNNNNNNNNNNNNNNNNNNNNNNNNNNNNNNNNNNNNNNNNNNNNNNNNACGATAATCGATTGGCTTGGGTTTGACTAGGAGTCTCCAAAGAACTGCTAATAAGTGTGGGGGAGTATGAATTATATCATTGTGAATAAAGAGATCGTTTATCACCAATTCACCACGCGGATTAAAAACGCATTGAATTCTACCAACTTCGCTGTTACGGTACAGGAGCTTGGCAATAAAATATTGGTCTTCCTCTCCAGCTACTTTCAGGTGATACTCTCGTCCCTCGCGATCGAGAATAATAGACTCGTTGCTTTCTAGTAAACTTTCCAACATAATTTATTTTGAGTGAACTTAACAACAAAGATGGAGAGAATTAGGGCAGTCTAAATAGTTTACGCTCTCTTACCATCGACTCCGCTTTGGATTTCATTTCAATCAGCCCTATTTAACTAAGGTGGGCAAAATGCCCACCCTAATTTTCACTTCCCTACCGTGAAATACTCATTTTTAGCATACACACTAATAATGCAATCTCCCACTTCAAAAAACATCCCCTCTTGCTCATCTTTAGAGAATTGCAAATTCCCATACTTAGCACCAATTTCATTAGCAGTAGCAGCCTTAGCCTCCATTTCATCGGGTATCAATCCAGTCGAACCTATATAAAAACTAACGGCGAAACCTTCTCGCTATACACCTTTTCAGCATAAGCTTCCAATCGCTCATTTGCACTAGCTAAAGCTACAACAAACTCCTCTCGCTTTACCTCCTCTCCCTTCCATTTCGCTTGCAAAAGTCGCAGCAAACTATCTGCACCCACCTTAGACAAAATATCTGTAACAATTCCGTTATTTTCCAACCCTAAAAAGTCATCAAAAATCAGCTTCATCAAGTCATCAACCTTAGTAACTTTAGTACGTGATGAAAGAGTCTTATGTCCAAAAATTACCGACTGCTCTAAGATAGCATCAAAGGTTGGTTTATCCAACTTTTCCCCAGTATCTTGATGATAAACCTCATAGAGGCGATCCAGGAACTTGTTAGCCGAGTGGAATTTGCCAAAATTGAGGATATCTTTGCTACCAATGTCGATTTTGAAACTAACTCGCGAATCTACTGAACCATTGGCGATCGCATCCTTTAAATCGGTGTATTCCGTCGTAGTGGGAAAATTGATGTAGAGGCNNNNNNNNNNNNNNNNNNNNNNNNNNNNNNNNNNNNNNNNNNNNNNNNNNNNNNNNNNNNNNNNNNNNNNNNNNNNNNNNNNNNNNNNNNNNNNNNNNNNAGAGGGCAGAGGAGCAGAGGAGCAGAGGGCAGGGGGGCAGAGGGGAAATCTTTATCTTTCCTGTTTCATCTCCCCATCTCCCCCATCTCCCCCATCTCCCCCATCTCCCCATCCTCCCCATCTTCCCCATCCTCCCCGCTCCCCCGCTCCCCATCTCCCCTATTCCTTCTTCCTGAAATAGCTTACAATCGATCAAGGATTATTTTGCACGAACATGATCAAACTGAGATTAAAACGATACGGTAAAAAACGGGAGGCAAGCTACCGGATTGTAGCGATGAATAGTACCTCCCGTCGGGACGGCCGCCCTCTTGAAGAACTAGGTTTCTATAACCCCAGAACAGACGAAACAAGGCTGAATATCCCAGGAATTGTCAAGCGTCTCCAAGAAGGTGCTCAGCCGACTGACACTGTGCGCGACCTACTGAGAAAAGCTAATGTTTTTGAACAAGTCGGAGCAGGAGCTAACCTTGAGTCCAGTAATCCAGCGATCGCCAGCTAGTCCTGATTATGTGGGGCTGGTGCGCTTTTTAATCGAGCCTTTTTTAGAATCACCTGGGTCTTTGCGAGTTGATTGCGAACTACACCCACGCCAATCGCGGACGTGGATTCGGCTGGCTTTTGACGAGCCAGATAAGGGGCGCGTGTACGGCAGGGGTGGACGCAACATTCAGGCAATTCGGACTGTACTGGAAGCGGTGGCAAAAACAGCAAGCGAATTCGTGTATTTAGATATATACGACGCTCAAGAGGGCGATCCTCGCTACTCCAATCCTAAGAGCGATTCGCGCTATGGAAGTGCTAGGGGCGATCGCGACAGTCGCGACAGCAGACCCCGAAGTAGAGATATCGGCGGCAGACCATCGAGAGAACCGTCCCGCCGTTCAAGTCTGCCCCCAATTAAACCTAACAGAAGCAATCCAGACTTCGGTTAGCAATTTTAGGGCGATCGGCAGTCTCTACATCATTTATATGTCTGTTGAGGAAGGCCGCGTTGCCCCCTTGGATGCTAGGGCTTACGCTAAAGCCCCTAGCTTTTTTATTTAAGAGGGGCTAGGGGCTAGGGGCTAGGGGCTAGGGAAGAGGGAAGAGGGAAGAGAGAAGAGGAAGAAGGGTTTAGAATCAGGGTTTTAGGAATTCAGAATGTCCTAACCGCCTTGGCAATTGATAGTTTTAATTGGAGGGAGCTTATGTTAGCATGACAGAAATATTAACCATTGAATTACCGAGTGTTGAGAGCGCGATCGCGATCGCGGGTTATCAAGAAGAAAATCTCAAAGTCTTGACCAAACAAACCGGGGCTAATGTAGTCTTGCGAGGGCAAGAGCTAGTGCTTTCTGGGACAGAAAATCAAGTAAAATTGTGCGAGAAATTAGTGCGATCGCTTACCCAATATTGGAAAACTGGTAAAAGCATTTCTGGAGTAGATATCCTCACCGCACGCCACGCCTTAGACACCAACCGCCAAGAGGATTTACAAGACTTGCAGCGCGACGTATTCGCCAAAACCCGACGAGGCGAAGAAATTAGAGCCAAAACCTTTCGACAGCGGCAATACGTCCAAGCTTTACGCACCCACGACCTCACATTTTGCATCGGCCCGGCGGGTACTGGCAAGACCTATTTAGCAGCAATTCTGGCAGTGCAAGCACTCCTTTCTAAGCAGTACGAACGGCTGATTTTAACACGCCCAGCAGTGGAAGCCGGCGAAAAATTAGGATTTTTGCCTGGTGATTTGCAGCAGAAAGTTAATCCTTATTTGCGACCGCTGTATGACGCTTTATACGAAATGATTGAACCAGAAAAAATGTCTGATTTAATGGAAAAGGGAACTATAGAAGTAGCTCCTTTAGCGTATATGCGCGGTCGCACTCTTAGCAATGCGTTTGTGATTTTAGATGAAGCCCAAAATACTACTCCCGCGCAGATGAAAATGGTATTAACTCGTTTGGGTTTTCGTTCCCGAATGGTAGTTACTGGCGATCTAACTCAGACTGATTTGCCCTATAATCAACAGTCGGGATTATCAGTTGCCCATCATATTCTGCGTCACGTTGAAGGTATTGCTTTCTGCGAATTTTCTCAGGCGGATGTTGTGCGACATCCTTTAGTGCAGCGGATTGTTGCTGCTTACGAACAGCACGAAAAATAATCTTTGTAGTAGCGCTATGTTATAAGGATGACAAACTCAGGTGCAGAGCATTATTTTGAGAAAGATGTATTTCCGTTGTTTTACACTAATTTTTAGTGCAGGAGGTAAAAAAATGATTGGTGACTATAAATTGTCAAGCGTAAAAAATGGCATTGGTTATTTCGCTCGTGTTGTAGTAGAAGCTATGCTTTTTTCTGAAAAAGAATTGGTAATAGATGCCATAGGTCATCAGATCAATAGGAATGAATGTGAGGTTAATGCAGAAACACATAAAGACTGGATTAATGCAGCAATTGAAGGTGCAAACTACACTTTAAAACATATCAAGCAATTAGATGAAATAAACAAATCCGACGTTAAAATTATTAAAGTTATTGGACTTGAAACTGATACTACAGAAGATGCTGTAAGAACGGCAGCCTCTATTGCTACATGGCGAGCTATAAATCTAAATTGCCCAGAACCTGAGCCTGTATTTGACAAAAATTGGTATGTTGTGTTTCCTGTAAGAAATCAACACCTTTAATTTTTAGTTTTTTTAGTTTAGTTACTTAACAACTCACAAAATCATGCCTAATCTTAAAGAATTTCTGGAAGAATGTGAAAACCTCGGCACACTGCGTTTAATTGTTACAAGTAGTGCGGCTGTACTGGAAGCGCGGGGTAAGATTCAAAAGCTTTTCTACGCAGAGTTACCCAAAGGTAAATATGCAAATATGCACACAGAAGGCTTTGAATTTCACCTGAATATGGACAAAATTACGCGGGTAAAATTTGAAACTGGTGAGGCAAAACGGGGCAATTTTACTACTTATGCAGTGCGCTTTTTAGATGAAAAAGAAGAACCTGCTTTGAGTGCATTTTTGCAGTGGGGAAAACCAGGGGAATATGAACCGGGACAAGTTGAATTTTGGCACGAATTAAAGGAGAAATATGGGGAGGTTTGGGAACCAGTACCAGTACAGGAGATTTAGCTTATTTTGTTGAAAGTAATTGCATTCTTTAGTTTCTTTCTAGTTACATTGCTTTCAAGTGCTGAGGCTCAAGCTGGTATTTTAGCAGATAGATTAGCCAGTTTTCCGCATTGGGAAAGCAAGCCACTTGTTGCCTCAGCTAAGGGGGATTTGATTTATCCAGAATGGATGGCTGGTAACTGGACTGTAGAGAGTACGCTGGTGGATTTAGCAGCACCTTTAGCGCCGGATATCGTAACACCTGGATTTGATAGCAATCGCCAGTATTTGAATCAGCCAGTTAGATTTAAAGTTCGATTTCAGGCTGCAAATGCTCAGTTAAATACGATGAGTTTAGTTGAAAATTTACCTGCATCTAAGTCTAACTTATTAACGAGAGGAGATAAAACCAAAAATGGAATTGTAGCAGATAGAGCTTTTAATGGGTTGAATATTGGTAGAGCTTATTTAGGTGATAATGGGGTGCTTTCCGTGAAAGTAGATCCCCATAATCCTAACCGTCAAATTACCTTGTTGAGAGATGACAAACAATTAATTTCTATTGTCACCAATCGCGGTATTGAAATCCCTAACAAAAACGAGTTTATAGGTACGGAAATTTCTCAGCAGATATTTCAAGGGGAGTCTCAGATTTATTTGAATGAGGTAGAAACAACCACTGCTTATCAGTTTTTAGAGTCGGATAATAAAATTTTAGCAGATCAAGTGACTGCGATCTATTTATCGCCCCAAGACCCAGATTATTTTGCAGCAATTGGTCGCCCCGTAGCTCTTTATCGATATCATTTGGAGTTAGTAAAATAAATAAAACTTACCAATCACTTAGAGTTATTAGAGTTATTATATCTACGGATAGCATTATTCATCAAGTTTATTTGCTCTGCATGAAATGATGGTGGCATTAAGCTATGAATTGTATGATCCAGTCCATCGTGCATTACATCAGTCGGAAGTGAAGAATGATCTAGACCTAGTGTATGACCAATTTCATGGGCGATGGTATTAGCAATTAAGTTAGACATTTGATTAACACTCAGGCTAGCATTGTAAGAAGCATAGAATACTCGATCGATGCGGATAATAGCACGGTTTGTAACTACGCCTGATTGGAAACTAGCAACACCAAGATAGTCAACGGGTTGGTTGTCAGCGAATATATAGACATGAGTAAAGTTTTCACCCCATTCTTTGGGATCGGGGATATCTGATGTTAAAAATACCTTAACGCTTCTAAATGCACTGTAGAGTTTGGAGAAAGCATCTATAATTAGAGAAAACATCGCTTCTCTATTTTCTGATGTGACAGCCATTTCGGACACGTCTACCCAAATGCAACGACGGAAATCGCTATTCTTATCTATTAGAAATTTGCCACAAGCAGGGCAAAAATCCCACTGAGGTTGAATGCGGGAACGACATCCCTGACAGCGAGGTTTAGGGGGTCTAGTCAGGTTTAGCCGTTGCGAAAGAGGGAGTTTGAGCTTACGATTGTGTTTGGTTAAGTCTAGGCGATCGTACAGAGACATTTACAGCGTAAGTGTTTTTAAATTTAGGTATTGAGGGAGTGCTTAAGAATATTTGGTAATAAGTTCCCCTAACCCATTAACCTTAACACCGTCACCAATTGCGGCCATTTTCCACTCATTATTATGTCTGTAGATTTCAGCCATAATCATCCCAGTCATACCTTTGTATTCAGAACCCGATAGGTTATATCTGGCGAGTTCTTTATTATTGGATGTATTAACCAGGCGTACAAACGCATTTTCAACTAACCCAAAGTCTTGTTTGCGAACAATACAATCGTAAATGTTAACTGTAAAAACCAGTTTCACAATCTCTAATGGCATTCGAGATAAATCTACCAAAATTTGCTCGTCATCTCCATCTCCCGCACCCGTGAGATTATCGCCGAGATGCGTAATTGCTCCTGAACGGTGTGATAGATTACCAAAGTAAACAATATTCGCAATATCCTTTACTTTGCCATCTTGGTCTAAACAAATCACGGAAGCATCTAGGTCACAATCATGAGTATTGCTGAAGGCTCCAAATAAACCACTCCCTGAACGTTTGACAACATCCCACCCCAATCCACACATCAGTTTTGTGAGTCCTGGTGCTTCTTTAGAAAGCGAGATTCTCTGTCCTTTTTGTAGTTGAATTGCCATTGATTTTATCTCCTAGCTATAGCGGTCGAGTAGTGCTTGTAAGCCACCTTGATAACCTGCTCCCACTGCGTTAAGTCGCCACTCACCATCTTTACGATAAAGTTCAGCCATAATCAGGGCTGTTTCTATGGAATAATCTTCTACAAGATCGTAGCGAACTGCTTCTTGTTGTGTTTCCATATTGACGAGGCGAACGAAGGCATTTTGTACTTGACCAAAATTTTGACGGCGTTGTTGGGCTTCATGTATAGTTACAGCTATAACTATTTTTTGGATATCCGCAGGCACTTTTTTCAGATTGATTTTGATGACTTCATCATCACCCTCACCTGCACCCGTGAGGTTATCCCCCATGTGCTGAATTGATTTGTCAGGATCGGGACTGGTGAGGTTATTATAAAAAATGAAATGGTTGTCAGAAATTAATTTTTCATTAGCCCCTAAGAGGAATAATGATGAGTCTAGATCGAAGTCGAAACCCGTGTCTGTAGCTTTAATATCCCATCCCAGTCCCACAAATACTGCTGAGAGTCCGGGTGAAATTTTATCGAGCGATACACGCTGTCCTTTTGTCAGTGAAACCGCCATTATTCAGTCCTCCTCTGTTTGGGATTAAGCGATCTATAGGTAAAGTTGAAATGCTTGTTTAACGATCTGCTGAAAGCAGCTTAAAACCTTAAAATTAATATTTTAAGCTTATAAGCAAAGTGTAAAAACGTCAATAGTTTTGACAAATCTTTATTATTTTTTTATGCGCTCGGACAGAGAGCGATCGCTCTTTAGTAATTAACCAATTAAGAACCTGAATCAATAAACTATTAATATTGCGAACCCCAGAATTTCTATATTTATGATATGATACTGTGTCCACAACTTGAAAGGGTGAGAAGTAATGAGTCGGAGTGAAGCTGAAGTCCGTAGCCAAAAAATTGATGAGTTGCGATCGCAAGGGATAGAGCCTTATCCCAGTCAGTCTTACGCGCGATCGCACACAGCTAAAGACGTACATGAATTATTTAGCCAGCCAGGAAAAGAACTCCAAAACGGAGAAACTGACCCCGAAGAAATTTCTCTCCGAGTTTGCGGCCGCATTACATCCAAGCGCGATAGTGGTAGCATTTGCTTTATTGACTTGAAGGATTTTTCAGACAAGATTCAACTCAAAATTGAGAAAAAAATCGTTACTGGCGAATCTGGTTTGAGCTTTAAACAAGTACAAAAATTACTTGATGTCGGAGATTTTGTCGGTGTAGAAGGAATTGGCTGCCGCACTCCACGCGGAGAACTTTCTATTTTGGTGCGAGAATTAAAGGTATTATCAAAAGCTACGATACAATTTCCTGATGCTTATTACGGCGTTAATGACCCAGAAATTTGTCGTCGTCATCGGGAGATGGATTTAGCAGGAAACCAAGCATCTTTCCATCGTTTCGCTCTTCGCAGCCGCATCCTTCAGAGTATCCGTTCCTATCTGTGGAAGGCAGATTTTTATGAGATAGAAACACCTACATTGCAAGCTATTTACGGCGGTGCTGCTGCCCGACCTTTTATTACTCACCATAATGCTTTAGATGTAGATTTGTATTTGCGAATCGCTCCTGAATTATTTTTAAAGCGGGCAATTTGCGGCGGTTTCGATCGCGTTTTTGAACTAGGGCGGGTATTTAGAAATGAGGGTGTTGATAGTACCCACAATCCTGAGTTTACATCTTTAGAAGTTTACCAATCTTATGCTGATTACTTCGACATTTTGACTGTTGTAGAAGATGTCATGTGCTATGCAGCTAATGCTATTTTTGGTGATATTAAGGAAATAGAAAATCAGGGAGAAATCATTAGTTTAGAACGAAAATTTGATTACACCCATACATATCCTGGTTTTAATGGTAAGCATTGGCAAGTGAAAACGATGGTGGAAGCGGTTAAAGATGAAACGCAACTAGATTTTGAAAGTTTGAGTTTGGAGGAAGCGATCGCATCTGCCCAAAAATTAGAATTACACCTTTCTAAACTCGAAAAACAAAGTTTAGGTTACGTACTCTACGCCATATTTGACAAAGTAGTTGTCCCTAAACTGATTCAGCCTACTTTCATCATTGACTTTCCTGTAGAAGTTAGTCCCCTAGCAAAAGGACACCGTAGCAAACCGGGATTTGTGGAACGCTTTGAGCTATTTATCAATGGTACAGAATACTCAAACGGCTTCTCCGAATTGAACGATCCCAAGGAACAAAGAAAGCGGTTTGAGGAACAGCTAGCCCAGAAAGATGCAGGCGATGATGAAGCACATCCTATGGATGAAGACTTTATTCAAGCTTTATCTTTAGGGATGCCGAATTGTGCGGGGATGGGCATAGGTATAGATCGGTTAGTGATGCTTTTGACTAATACTCAAAGTATTCGCGATGTGGTGATGTTCCCAACTATGCGGCCTGTTAAAGATTCTTAGATCGATTGTCGATAGATCGTGCTTGTAGGGGCGGGTGTGCGAAAATTTTAGATGAGAAAATTAGAATATAAACCCGCCTCTACCAATGAAATTAACTAATCTACTACGATCGATTTTTACCGCATAAACGAACCAACAACAACATTAAAATCATCAGCTAAAGGATTACCCAAAGCCTTAAATTTCCACTCTCCACCATCTCTGTAAACTTCCCCAATCAACATAGTTATCTTACCATCGAAAGAAGGCTCGCTCGACAAACTATATCGAGCTATTTCTTTCCCCGTTGCATCTATCGCCCTGACAAAGGCATTTTCTACCATCCCAAAATGTTGTTTTCGCTCTTTAGCCTGATAGATATTCACACCCAAAATTATCTGATGATATTGTTCAGATAGAGAACTGAGCCTCACAACTATCTGCTCATCGTCTCCTTCACCTGCACCCGTTCGATTATCGCCTAAATGAACTACGGTTTTATCTTTAGATTCCAAATGGCCGTAATAAATGACATCTTCCTTATAATTCTTTAACTTGCCATTTTCTCCCAATAAAAGAGCATAAGAATCCAAGTCAAAATCCTTACCACCGCCGCCAAAAAGACCACCTTTTGACTTAGCGATATCCCAGCCTAAACCCATCGTCAGCTTGGATAAATCGTATTCACTTTTACTGAGAATAATGCTTTGCCCTTTCGTCAAATTAATAGCCATAGTTTTGTATTGTTTCTAAGGTTAATCTATGCTGGAGTTTGGTAATTGTAAATGAAGACTGAGCTTTATTTACCTTCGGAGGCTAACTCGTTATGGTAAAAGATGTTGACTTCGTGCTGATTTTACCCAATTTGGGTATTCAGTTGTCAGCAAATCATATAATTCTTCATCGGCAATAGCTTCGGGATCTTCTACACTAAAAAAATCGGCATTATCTAAGTAGCCATTTTTCATTTCATCAAGTTGCTCTAAAAAGCTAAAATCGCTTGTCATCGCCTTTGAAAACCAACCACCAATTCCCTTACTTTTTACATCCTTACTCGACTTGCCAATCGCCATAAACTGCCAAAATATTGGCTCATAAGATGACCATTTTAAATGTTGTTTAGTATCTTGCTCGTCAGCAGTAGCTCCATCTGTGACAAACATAACATAAACAGGTCGATCTGCGGCAATGGGTGAGTTGCGGATTTGTCCATGACCATCAGGAAAATAGAAATTTCTGATCTCTTTCATTACTTTCCCATAATAAGTCCACCCTTCTAAAGGATATTGATGTAGTATATTGTGAATAAAGTTGGGAAAATTATCTACCGTCATTTCACCCGGATTGTGGGCATTAGCTCCAAACAGAAATATATCAATAGAACCATCGTCATCAAATCGACATCCTAAAGCCAGAATCTTCTCTGCTAAGCGCTGAATTTTTCCAGAATTGTAGAGGGAGGTCATAGACGAAGAAATATCAAGACAAAGCGCTACTTTAGCCTGATGATTTGTTAAATTAGCTTTTGCCAGCGAGATATCTACTTTCTTAACAAGGTCAAAAATGTGCGGCGCTTTCTCCTCAAGCTTTTTCTCTAACATAATAGCTTTCAGATTTTTGTTGCCATGTTCAGGATGTGGTAATTTAGGTAACGTAGGTTCTACTTTTTTCTCGGACTGTTTAATCTCTACGTAATATTTATCCACAAAACTTTGTAATCCCTGTTTATAACCTTGTCCTACGGCCTGAAATCTCCAGGTTCCATCCTTTCTATAAAATCGTCCAAATTCTACGGCTGTTTCTTCTGAAAAAGCCTCTTGTAAATCATACCGTGCTAGCTCAATTCCTGTATCTAGATCGTAAAATCGAATAAAAGCTATTTTGATTTGACTGAAGTTTTGATTTTTTGCCTGTCCTTCGTGAATAGTGACAACAAAAATCATTTCTTCAATCACCGAATTTACCTTAGCCAAATTTACATAAATTGTCGCGTCATCCCCTTCAGTTTGCCCATATCTATTGTCTCCAGAGTGTCTTAAAGAATCATCCAAAGATTGAAGGTTGTTGTAAAATATAAAATATTTTTCGTCGGGAACTTTGCCATCATCTCCTAACATAAAGACAGAGGAATCAATGTCATATTTATCATTAGTTTTCGAGCCACTTAAGCCCTTCTCTACTTTCCATCCAAGGGCTATAGCCACCTTGGTTAAATTGGGAGCTTCTTGAGAAAGATTAAACCTTTCGCCCTTCTTTAATTGAATTGACATTTTGTTTATATCCTCATTCAGTCTGATTACTAAAATCAAGGGGAATATTCACCCCTATTTTGAATTTCCCCTTGATATATTTACCTTAGCTTGATAGAGTTTGTGTTAGGCATATTTGTCTACAAAACTTTGCAAACCAGCATTAAAACCTTGTCCTACTGCTTGGAATCTCCATTCGCCATCTTTCTTGTATAGCCGTCCAAACTCAATGGCTGTTTCTCTGGAAAAATCCTCATCTAGATCGTACTTAGTTACTTCTGTGGAGGTAGTATTGTCGTAAATCCTGATAAAAGCATTCCTGACTTGACCAAAGTTTTGTCTTCTAGTTTCAGCTTCATGGATAGTGACAACAAAAACAATTTCTTCCACAGAAGCATCTACTTTGGATAAATCAATTAGAACTGTCTCATCATCTCCTTGACCTTCTCCGGTTCTACTATCTCCCAAATGTTGTACTGAACCATTTGGGGATTCTTTATTATTGTAAAAAACGAAGTATTTTTCGCTAGGAAGTTTCGCATTTGCACCCAGCATAAATACAGAAGCGTCCAAATCAAAGGCCGCTCCAGTATCGGTAGCATTGATATCCCATCCTAAACCAATACCAGCATTCTTTAACCCTGGTGCTTCTTTGGAAAGATTGATTCTCTCGCCTTTGCTCAGATTGATAGACATCTATATTACCTTGGTAAACTCAACAACTTTCACTAATATCAACTATAGCAAATTTCACAGCTTTTTGACAATTTGCTCTTGATATTCTTCTTCGGCCATTAGTTCTTGGGCATTTTCCACTCTGTCTAAAAATACGAGCCCATCTAAATGGTCGTATTCATGTTGAAAAATTCTGGCTACAAAATCCCTCAATTCTTGTCGATGCAGCTTTCCATCACGAGCCGTATATTCAATCTCAATCGCTTGATATCTCGGTACTAACCCGCGAATTCCCGGAATGCTCAAGCAACCCTCCCAGTCTTTGACGACATCATTTGAGCGTGCAATAATTTGGGGATTAATCATCGCTGTAGGTTCCATTGTTGGTGCTTGTGGATAGCGAGTACTAGGACGTGAGGCGACGATCAATAAGCGGTAAGATTGAGCAACTTGAGGGGCCGCAATCCCCACGCCATTAGCATTTTGTGCTGTATGAATTAAGTTGTCAATCAGTTTTTGCAACTGCTCATCTTCAAGATTTTCGATAGTTTGAGCTTGGCGACGCAGTACGGGATTACCTAATTGAGAGATTTGTAATATTTCAGCCATGATTTACTGTTAATTCATGTGAATTGGTAATTGTTAGTTGTTAGTTGTTAGTTGTTAGTTGTTAGTTGTTAGTTGTTAGTTGTTAGTTGTTAGTTGTTAGTTGTTAGT contains:
- a CDS encoding TerD family protein, with the translated sequence MSIQLKKGERFNLSQEAPNLTKVAIALGWKVEKGLSGSKTNDKYDIDSSVFMLGDDGKVPDEKYFIFYNNLQSLDDSLRHSGDNRYGQTEGDDATIYVNLAKVNSVIEEMIFVVTIHEGQAKNQNFSQIKIAFIRFYDLDTGIELARYDLQEAFSEETAVEFGRFYRKDGTWRFQAVGQGYKQGLQSFVDKYYVEIKQSEKKVEPTLPKLPHPEHGNKNLKAIMLEKKLEEKAPHIFDLVKKVDISLAKANLTNHQAKVALCLDISSSMTSLYNSGKIQRLAEKILALGCRFDDDGSIDIFLFGANAHNPGEMTVDNFPNFIHNILHQYPLEGWTYYGKVMKEIRNFYFPDGHGQIRNSPIAADRPVYVMFVTDGATADEQDTKQHLKWSSYEPIFWQFMAIGKSSKDVKSKGIGGWFSKAMTSDFSFLEQLDEMKNGYLDNADFFSVEDPEAIADEELYDLLTTEYPNWVKSARSQHLLP
- the def gene encoding peptide deformylase translates to MAEILQISQLGNPVLRRQAQTIENLEDEQLQKLIDNLIHTAQNANGVGIAAPQVAQSYRLLIVASRPSTRYPQAPTMEPTAMINPQIIARSNDVVKDWEGCLSIPGIRGLVPRYQAIEIEYTARDGKLHRQELRDFVARIFQHEYDHLDGLVFLDRVENAQELMAEEEYQEQIVKKL
- a CDS encoding TerD family protein; this encodes MSINLSKGERINLSKEAPGLKNAGIGLGWDINATDTGAAFDLDASVFMLGANAKLPSEKYFVFYNNKESPNGSVQHLGDSRTGEGQGDDETVLIDLSKVDASVEEIVFVVTIHEAETRRQNFGQVRNAFIRIYDNTTSTEVTKYDLDEDFSRETAIEFGRLYKKDGEWRFQAVGQGFNAGLQSFVDKYA